CATCAATCAAACTTTGGTGAGGCGAGAAATGAAAAGGAGGTTGTAAGGAAACATAACGATTAATGTACCAGTGGCAAAGGTCTTTAAAAGACTCAAAAGTATAAATTTCTTCGTTTCCATGAGGCAAGATAAATAGGCGATTTCGATTAGAGGAATGAAACAAAATATCATCTCCACTGTAGCTATCAAAACAGGGAATACATTCAACAGCAAGTGTTTGTGTTAAAGACTCAGAGTTATCTTGCCAAAACCAGTACATAGCTAGTCTTTCACGGACTTCACTTAGCAAATTCTCTAAAATGTCGTGTGGAGAAAACACCCGCAGAGGTAAATCTAGAAATGTGCCAGACCCAAAAGTTGTAATAAATGTACGATAGTCTTCTGGAAATAAAACTTGTAATTTTTCCTCAACTAGTAAAAGTTCTTGTGTAGAAACAGGGTATAGTGGCTCCTGAGCGACAATGAATGAAATTCCCTGAAATTCAAGCATAGAATTGTTGTTTAAAAATTGGTCGTACTGAAAATATACATTAACACTAAGCTTTGAACTCAAAATATTTCAGATAAGTTGATAGTATTGGTGGAATTTGTCGAGAATTACAAATAATTCTGCCGTTGTTGGAGTAAATTATGAATGCTGCTTGTTTAACTATTAAAGAACTTACCGATGCAGTAGGCGGCGGTTTAACTCCGCGGATGGTGCGCCATTATCATCAATTGGGACTTTTACCGCAACCAGTGCGATCGCACAGCAATTACCGTCTCTATACCAAAACAGATGTTCTCAGGCTGCAACGGATTGTAGCACTGAAGCAGCAGGGGTTTCAGCTAAACCATATCCGCAATATTTTGGACGTGGAACCAGAAGCTGACACAACTGTTAACCTCATGGGACAACTTCAGCAGCAATATCGCGCGGTGATGCAACAAATCTCTCAACTGCGGCAAACTGCATCAGCATTAGAAGGATTATTGGGGCGCGATCGCCATTGTCAAATTATCCAGGCGGAAGTTTTGGCACAACTCAAGTTACTTGATGTCGAAACCCAAGCCGGATTGGGGGGATTGGAAAATCTCTGGAGTGGCTTGGATGCCGAAATTCATAGCCACTCAGAAGCTTTTTCCGAATCGCTACAACGCTTACTACCAGATTTATCTCACCGTTCGGAAATTGAACAACACTTAATTTCTCAGTTGGTTTTGGCTTGTGGCGATGTCAGTTTAATATCCTTTGTGAAATTGAGCCGAGATGCGATCGCAGCTAGCCGAGAAGCCTTATCTTCAAGCTGTCAAATCGTTGTTGATACCCAAACCGTTGCGGCTGCTTTAGATCAAACCCGATTACTTCACTTGGGATGCCGCACTGAAACCTTAATTGATAATCCCCACATTACCACCGCCACAGAAGCAGAAGCAGCTTTTTGGCAACATCGAGAATGGCGATCAAAATTGCTGCAAGTAAATCACGGTTGCGTGCTGGTAGTTGGTTATGCTCCCTCAGTCCTTGTAGAAGTTTGTGAAGCGATTAGCAATCAAAAAATTCAGCCAGCGTTAGTAATTGGAATGCCCATTGGCTTTAGTCATGCTCCCGCAGCCAAGCGACAACTGATGCAACAAGGGATACCTTTTATTACAGTTGCAGGAACTTTGGGAGGTGGCGCTTTAGCTGCTACTGCCCTAAATGCTTTGGTGGAGTCCCTGATTGATAAGCCAGATTGTCATTGTTATCTCAAAAATATAGTAGATTCCTCTGAGTGCTGAACAATAAGTACTCAATTAACACAAGAAGATACTCAGTACTCAGGATTACTGAAAATAATATTGTTAAATAATATTGAATTTGCTACACTTTACCAGTTTTAGTAATTCAATAATTCATAATTGTGGCCATAAGCTACCAACTTGGTATAAGTTGCAATATAAATTAGAACATTTTATAGTAAACAGACTCTAGTAGTTAGAGTATAAATTATCATGCTATACAATCTCAGTTCAAGTATAAATCAATATAAGTGCGCTGAAGGAACTTAGAACTAAAGAGAACTCAGATGTATAATTAGCGCGTCTCCTCCATAATCTTTAACAAGATTGTGGGTTAAGACTGGTAGGCTTTCTATTTTTTACTTTAATTAAGGGGCTTATGTGGCAACAAGAAAAAAAAGATACTTCGATAATCAGGCTGATACTATGGGTTGCTTTAGCTACAACTCCTATGGCAGCAGGTTTGCTGGTATCAGAACCGATACTGGCGCAATCTAAACCTACGTCTCCTTCTTTTACACTGCCGCAAACAGTGCAGAATGGAACGACAATTCGGATTGATGGTTCAAATAGTTTGGGTACAATCAACCAAAGCCTGAAAGAGAATTTTGAAAAACAGTTTTCGGGTACTAAGGTTGAAGTCGCCGCTAATGGCACTGATACAGCACTGAAAGATTTGCTAGATGGCAAAATCGACATCGTAGCAATGGGGCGTGGGTTGACACCAGCAGAAAAAGCTCAAGGACTAGAGCAAGTCCGCTTGCGCCGTGAGAAGATTGCGATCGTGGTCAGCGCAGATAATCCTTTCAAAGGAAGCTTGACTAGTAGGCAATTTGCCCGGATTTTCCGGGGACAAATTACAAATTGGTCACAACTAGGAGCGCCATCAGGGAAAATTCGGTTAATTGACCACCCGAACACAAGTGAGACTCGCAATACTTTTCGCACTTATCCAGCCTTCAAGACTGCTGAATTTGCTACAGGGTCTAGTGCTACCCAACTAACTGAGGATAATACCGCAGAAATCATCAAGCAACTGGGCAAAGATGGCATCAGCTATGTGTTAGCTAATCAGGTGTCGAAGCTGCAAAATGTGCGAGTTCTGCAATTACATCAAGCCTTGCCAGATGATGCAAAATATCCCTTCTCGCAACCTTTAGTTTACGTTTACAAAAAAAATCCCAGCTTAAGCGTAGTAGATTTTCTTGGCTTTACCCTGGCACCCGCAGGACAGCAGGCTATAGAACAAGCAAGAACGGCTGAAGCAACTGCGATCGCAACCAACGTATCACAACCTATTGTCACGCCTTCCCCTAGTCCCCAGACAACACCTGCTGCTACAGCTTCCCCTAGTGCTACTGCTTCTGCATTTGGCGAACAGCCTTTTGTCGCTCCTGCCAATACACAAAAAAGTCCAATTGTCAACAAAGAAGTACCGTTTTGGGTACTGCTACCTTTGTTTCTTGTTAGTGTAATTGCAGCGTTGGCCTGGTGGACTCTCGGAAAAAACCCATCATCTGATGAGAAAACAGACAACTTACCAGAATCCAATCCTCATCCACCCGATCCAGAAGATGGAGAAACAGCAGTACTTAATGCCAGCACAGCTGCCTCCATTAACGGAGCGATGCTTGAAGAACAGCCAGTTTCACAATTCCAAGAGCAAGAAACCCGCGATCGCACTCCTTTCAATATCTATGCTCAAACACAATCTGACCTGGCTGAAAATGGTACTCACGGGACATCCAATTTAGTACAAGAGGCAAGTAATGGAACTTCTAACCTCTATGAAGGTACAACCTCCACTCTAACTAATGGATCGGGAGCCGCAGCTTTAACTGGTGGTGCGGCTTTAGCAACGGGCATCGGAGCGGCTACCTGGTCTGCCTTTAACAACAAAGAAACAGAAACAAACGCAATTGATGAGACGGTCGAGTTAAATAATTATACTGAGACAAATACACCCGATTCTGATGAGGTTGCATGGGATATAGAAGCCCCAGCCGCTGTAGTAAACACCCCATATCCTCACTTGGGAAATCTTTCCGAAGAAATATCTTCTGATGTAGAACTGCCTTCATCTGAGTTAACAGCCCCACTGCCAAAATTACCAGATGTGCCAGAAGTAACATCTGATTTGGGATATTGGGACACAGAAATTTCTGAAGATGAGATAGATGAGGAACTTCAAGCAGAATTAAACTGGCTACAGAGTATTACCTCAACTGAAGATACAGCAGATGCAGCTTCAGCAGATGAATTGCCCTTACCAGACTCTGACGAAGTAGAACCTTCACCGTCACCAACATCTTCACTACTCAATTTGCCAGAATTACCAGATGTAGATGTATTCAATGTGGTAGCGGATGCAGCCGAACCTCCTATTGAGGTGGTAAACGAAGAATCTCAAACAGAGCCAACTGTTGGGGAAGGTGCTGCTGAGAATGACTCCATAGATTTTGCAGGCGTTGCGGCTTTAGCAGCAGGTGCAGGGATTGGAGCCTGGGCGATTAATCTGGGATCGGATACTCAAGGAGAAACTGATACTGCGATTGACAATGTGCCAATTGCAGCCGAAACAGATATCCATTTGGCAGATGCAGAAGATGAGAGCAGTATTTTGCTCACACCGCATACTTCGACATCAGCTCATGTCTCTTGGGAAATTTCTGAAACCAAGAAAGCAGAACTGTGGCAACAAGGCGGCTCTCAATTGGTAGTGCGACTGTATGATGTGACTGGCATAGACTTGAGTTATCAAACTCCCCAGCTTGTCCAGCAGTATGAATGTACAGAGACAGCACACGATCGCTTGGTAGAGATTCCCGCCAACGATCGCGACTACATAGCTGAAATTGGTTATATCGCTTATGGCGAGTACTGGTTATTCATAGCCCGTTCCGCAATTCTTCGTGTCTTCAGTCCTGTGAATCCAGATCCCATAGTTGATCGTGTGGCGAACACAGCCGAAACAAGTATTGGTTTGGTAGATGCAGATGAAGAAAGCAGTATTGTCCTTACACCACATACTTCGACATCGGCTCATGTCTCTTGGGAAGTTTCCGAAACCAAGAAAGCAGCACTGCGTCAACAGGGCGGCTCTCAATTTCAATTTATAGTGCGGCTGTATGATGTGACTGGGATTGACTTGAGCTATCAAAGTCCTCAGCTTGTCAAGCAGTATGAATCTGAAGAGACAGTAAACGACGGACTAGCGGATGTTCCCGCCAGCGATCGCGATTATATAGCTGAAATTGGTTATCTCGCTGATGGCGAACGCTGGTTATTCATCGCCCGTTCAGCAGTTGTTCATTTCTCCAGTTCTGTACATCCAGATCCCGTCGTTGATGATGTGGCGATTGCGGATGAACCAGATATTCACTTGGTAGATGTTGAAGAAGAGAGTAGTCTTGTCCTTACACCTCGCACTTCCCAATGGGCTGATGTTTCTTGGGAGATATCCGAAGCCAAGAAAGCAGAACTGCAACAACAGGGCGGCTCTAAATTGGTAGTGCGGTTATATGATGCAACTGGGATTGACTTGAGTTATCAACATCCTCAGTTTGTCCAACAATATGAATGTGAAGAGACTGCAAACGATCGCTTTGTAGAAATTCCCATCAGCGATCGCGATTACATAGCTGAAATTGGCTATGTCGCTGATGGCGATTGCTGGTTATTTATTGCCCGTTCTGCGATCGCTCGTGTTTTCAGTCCTGTTCCTACAGATTCCACCGTTGAAAATGGAGCCTTACCAAGCGAAACAGCTATTAACTTGGTAGACGTAGAAGAAAAGAGCAGTGAAGAAGAAAGCAACATACTGCTCACACCCCGCACTCCCAAATGGGCTTATGTCTCTTGGCACATTTCCCAGACTCAGAACAAAGCGCTGCTACAACAGGGCGGTTCTCAATTGGTAGTGCGCCTTTACGATGTAACTGGGATTGACTTGAGTTATCAAAGTCCCCAGCTTGTACAGCAGTATGAATGCGAAGAAGTAGCCCGCGATCGCTTTGTGGCGATTCCCGTAAGCGATCGCGACTATATGGTTGAAATTGGTTACATAGCAGAAGGCGATCGTTGGTTACTCATCGCCCGTTCACCTAATGTTCGCGTTTTCAGCCGTTCCCACGAAGATTTTTGGTTTGTAGCAGATGCTGAGTTAATTATTCACGGAGCAACCCAACCAAATACAAGCGTAAACATTGCTGGACATCCTATCAAAATCAAACCCGATGGTACTTTCCACCTGCGTCTTCCCTTTTCAGATGGTTTAATGGACTATCTCATAACAGTAGCTGCTGATGGAGAATCCACCAAAACCATCCATAAAAAGTTCTCTCAGGAAACTTCAGAGAACTAGTAATTATTCTTAGTTATCCCCTTTCAACCTACAGCTCTTCCCTTTGAAGTAAATGTAGTGAGAGGGGATTTTATTTCTAGGACTTGCATTAACAATCAAAATAACGATTCATTTACGCAAAAATTGGCTGTAAATTTAAAATAAAACCAAGAAGAACATCTTCGCCAGATAAACTTGTAGGACATTGTAAAGCTTCTGTTGCAAGATTTGGGCGATAAATGATTACTTGTTTATCTTTCGGATTAATTAACCAACCAAGTTGTAAACCATTTGCTAAGTATTCCTGCATCTTGGCTTGAGTCTCCTCGACATCATCAGTTTCAGAAACCAATTCGATTGCAAAGTCTGGGCACAAAGGGAGATATTTTTTTCTTTGTTGTGGTGTGAGAGCATCCCAGCGTTCCATCTTTATCCAAGAAGCATCAGGAGAACGAGTTGCACCATTGGAAAGTTTAAAACCAGTAGAAGAATCAAAAGCCTTTCCTAAATTATTTTGACTGTTCCAAAACCATAGTTGACCTAACAAATCAAAATTACGGTTTCCTGTTTCTCCTCCAGTGGGTGACATGATTACCAATTCTCCTTCAGCAGTTAATTCTAAACGCAACTCTTTATTTACAGCAACAATCTGTTCAAATTCCTCATCCGTAAATTTGAGATTAGGAGGTAATTGTAAAGTTAAAGCAGTCATAATTAATTCCGCTCCACGAAATCTTAGTTGCGTTACACCCATGCGCTGCTAATAGCTAAAACTAAACCTCTACTTTAGAATTTCCTCTAATAAGAAGTAGTCTTACAGAAAGTGTCACTAGGGGCAAAGTAATGAATAAAGTATCGAATTTGATTGAGGAGTTGGAACTTTATCCACTTTGATTCTGGTTTAGTGGGTAAAAAGAATTGAACAGCGCATCAAAATCTCTCTTTAGTTGCGACTCCAATTAAAATCGGAACTTTTTAGAATGATAAGCTTAGGCATCGCTAGCCCAAATCCTCAACAAAGCTACTGAGAAATTTTAGTCTTATTTTAGACTAATTACTACGTATACAAGCTTTGAGTACAGGAGTCACTGAAAACTCATTTCTTTAGTTTATCTAAAGTCGCATCTAAGTTCTCAAATTACCTTTCTAAGATAGAAGCAGCAACCATAAGTTGCCATACACGACTAAAACCCAATTAACAGCTAGTGGCTGCGGAGAACATAAAAATGGCTAAAACGCCAGAATCCTTAGAATCGTCTATCAATGAAATTACAGATAGAGCTTTAGATCGTGATTGTACAACCTTATCGCGTCACGTTCTCCAGCAACTTCAGAGTTTTTCGCCAGATGCACAAGATTTGAGTGCGCTGATGAATCGCATCGCCTTAGCAGGTAAACTAGTTGCACGCCGTATGAGTCGCGCTGGTTTAATGGAAGGCGTTCTCGGTTTTACCGGGGAAGTTAATGTCCAAGGAGAATCCGTCAAAAAGATGGATGTCTACGCCAATGATGTGTTTATCTCAGTGTTTAAGCAAAGCGGCTTAGTCTGTCGCCTCGCCTCTGAGGAAATGGAAAATCCCTACTATATCCCCGAAAATTGCCCCATTGGTCGCTATACCCTGTTGTATGACCCAATTGATGGCTCATCCAACACAGATAATAATCTCAGCTTGGGTTCTATTTTCGCCATTCGCCAACAAGAAGGAACTGATAGCGATGGTAAGGCAACCGATCTCCTCGCCAACGGACGGAAGCAACTTGCTGCCGGATACATCCTGTATGGGCCATGCACAATGCTGGTTTATACTATAGGTAAAGGCGTTCATTCCTTTGTCCTCGATCCCAGCTTAGGAGAATTTATTCTCACAGAAGAGAATATTCGGATTCCTAACCACGGTTCCGTTTACAGCGTGAATGAGGGTAACTTCTGGCAGTGGGAAGAATCGATTCGAGAATATATCCGCTACGTTCATCGCACAGAAGGCTACAGCGCTCGTTATAGCGGTGCAATGGTGAGCGACATCCATAGAATTTTGGTTCAAGGCGGTGTGTTCCTCTACCCAGGTACAATTCAAAACCCAGAAGGGAAATTGCGCTTGCTTTATGAAACTGCTCCTCTCGCCTTTTTGATTGAGCAAGCAGGCGGCCGTGCTACGACAGGATTGGTAAACATCTTGGATGTAGTGCCAAAAAAACTACATCAGCGCACACCTTTAATTATTGGCAGTAAAGAAGATGTCGCAAAGGTAGAGTCTTTTATTCAAAACGGACACTAGAAGACAATTCGTAATTCGTAATTACTGTTACGTAAGGGTTTCAGAGATTTTATAAGGGTGTTTATTTCCGCCGTGCTGTACTCTCATCTGCCATTAATTAAACGTTAATCATGGTGATTTAGGATTGGGGATGCAAAATAGCGCTTTTTGAAGATCAGAAGATCAATTAAGGATTATCTCAGCTGGCCGATGCGATAAGTGATTGGCAACGCCACAATTCAAAAGTAAGTATCAATGCGTTTTGCTAACTTCACTTAGAAACATCACTATACAGGAGTGAAATAAACTAGCTATGTCTACCAATCATCTACTAGAAATTAAGCAATACGGTCAAAGTATCTGGATGGATAATTTGACCCGTGACATTATTCAATCAGGTGAACTCAAAGACATGGTTGAAAATCAAGGTATATCTGGGATTACTTCTAACCCAGCTATCTTTGAAAAAGCGATCGCGGGCAATGCCATTTATGATGCTGATATAGAAGCCGGAGTTCGCGCTGGCTTACCGATATACAAAATTTACGAATCCCTAGTTTTTGCAGATATCCGTAACGCTTGTGATATTTTACGCCCTGTTTATGAAGCCTCGAATAGACTAGATGGTTATGTGAGTATCGAAGTACCGCCAACCATCGCCCATGATACGGAAGCAACAATAAGCGAAGCTCGGCGCTATTTCCAAGAAATTGGTCGGGAAAATCTGATGATTAAAATTCCCGGTACAGAACCTGGTTTGCCAGCAGTAGAGCAAGTAATAGCCGAGGGAATGAATGTTAATATTACGTTGCTATTTTCTGTGGAAAGCTACGTAAACACAGCTTGGGCTTATGTTCGGGGCTTAGAAAAACGGCTGGCTGAAGGTAAAGACATCAGTAGAATTGCTTCAGTCGCTAGCTTCTTCCTCAGCCGGATCGATAGCAACATTGATGCCAAAATAGATGCTAAGTTGAAAAAAGGCGTTGATGATATTGCCGTGGAAGCAAAGCTAAAAGCTGTGAAAGGAAAAGTAGCGATCGCAAACGCCAAGCTAGCTTACCAAGAATACAAGAAAATCATTAGAAGTGAGCGTTGGCAAGAGTTGGTAGCAAAAGGGGCCACAGTTCAACGGCTACTTTGGGCTAGTACCAGCACCAAAGACCCCAACTACAACGACGTGATGTATATCGAAGAGTTGGTAGGCCCTGATACCGTTAACACCGTCCCACCAGCGACCATTAAAGCTTGTGCCGATCATTGTAACGTGAGCGATCGCTTAGAAACAGACGTGAATAATGCTTACACGCTGATCGAAAACCTCAAAGATCCCGACATCAACATCGATCTCGATACCGTAATGGATGAACTGTTAGTTGAAGGTATTGACAAGTTCATCCAGCCCTTCCAGTCCTTGATGAACTCTTTAGAAGACAAGATCAAGGTATTGTCACCAGTGTAGGGACTGGGTATTGGGGAGTGGAGAAAAGGAAGGGGGGCAGGGGAGCAGGGAGCAGGGGGATAAAGAAAACAACCCAATTCCCAATTCCCAATTCCCAATTTCCAATTCTCAATTCCCCATTCCCCATACCTAATCCAAAATCCAAAATC
The Nostoc punctiforme PCC 73102 genome window above contains:
- a CDS encoding SMI1/KNR4 family protein, with protein sequence MLEFQGISFIVAQEPLYPVSTQELLLVEEKLQVLFPEDYRTFITTFGSGTFLDLPLRVFSPHDILENLLSEVRERLAMYWFWQDNSESLTQTLAVECIPCFDSYSGDDILFHSSNRNRLFILPHGNEEIYTFESFKDLCHWYINRYVSLQPPFHFSPHQSLIDVEEI
- a CDS encoding precorrin-8X methylmutase, with amino-acid sequence MNAACLTIKELTDAVGGGLTPRMVRHYHQLGLLPQPVRSHSNYRLYTKTDVLRLQRIVALKQQGFQLNHIRNILDVEPEADTTVNLMGQLQQQYRAVMQQISQLRQTASALEGLLGRDRHCQIIQAEVLAQLKLLDVETQAGLGGLENLWSGLDAEIHSHSEAFSESLQRLLPDLSHRSEIEQHLISQLVLACGDVSLISFVKLSRDAIAASREALSSSCQIVVDTQTVAAALDQTRLLHLGCRTETLIDNPHITTATEAEAAFWQHREWRSKLLQVNHGCVLVVGYAPSVLVEVCEAISNQKIQPALVIGMPIGFSHAPAAKRQLMQQGIPFITVAGTLGGGALAATALNALVESLIDKPDCHCYLKNIVDSSEC
- a CDS encoding DUF4912 domain-containing protein codes for the protein MWQQEKKDTSIIRLILWVALATTPMAAGLLVSEPILAQSKPTSPSFTLPQTVQNGTTIRIDGSNSLGTINQSLKENFEKQFSGTKVEVAANGTDTALKDLLDGKIDIVAMGRGLTPAEKAQGLEQVRLRREKIAIVVSADNPFKGSLTSRQFARIFRGQITNWSQLGAPSGKIRLIDHPNTSETRNTFRTYPAFKTAEFATGSSATQLTEDNTAEIIKQLGKDGISYVLANQVSKLQNVRVLQLHQALPDDAKYPFSQPLVYVYKKNPSLSVVDFLGFTLAPAGQQAIEQARTAEATAIATNVSQPIVTPSPSPQTTPAATASPSATASAFGEQPFVAPANTQKSPIVNKEVPFWVLLPLFLVSVIAALAWWTLGKNPSSDEKTDNLPESNPHPPDPEDGETAVLNASTAASINGAMLEEQPVSQFQEQETRDRTPFNIYAQTQSDLAENGTHGTSNLVQEASNGTSNLYEGTTSTLTNGSGAAALTGGAALATGIGAATWSAFNNKETETNAIDETVELNNYTETNTPDSDEVAWDIEAPAAVVNTPYPHLGNLSEEISSDVELPSSELTAPLPKLPDVPEVTSDLGYWDTEISEDEIDEELQAELNWLQSITSTEDTADAASADELPLPDSDEVEPSPSPTSSLLNLPELPDVDVFNVVADAAEPPIEVVNEESQTEPTVGEGAAENDSIDFAGVAALAAGAGIGAWAINLGSDTQGETDTAIDNVPIAAETDIHLADAEDESSILLTPHTSTSAHVSWEISETKKAELWQQGGSQLVVRLYDVTGIDLSYQTPQLVQQYECTETAHDRLVEIPANDRDYIAEIGYIAYGEYWLFIARSAILRVFSPVNPDPIVDRVANTAETSIGLVDADEESSIVLTPHTSTSAHVSWEVSETKKAALRQQGGSQFQFIVRLYDVTGIDLSYQSPQLVKQYESEETVNDGLADVPASDRDYIAEIGYLADGERWLFIARSAVVHFSSSVHPDPVVDDVAIADEPDIHLVDVEEESSLVLTPRTSQWADVSWEISEAKKAELQQQGGSKLVVRLYDATGIDLSYQHPQFVQQYECEETANDRFVEIPISDRDYIAEIGYVADGDCWLFIARSAIARVFSPVPTDSTVENGALPSETAINLVDVEEKSSEEESNILLTPRTPKWAYVSWHISQTQNKALLQQGGSQLVVRLYDVTGIDLSYQSPQLVQQYECEEVARDRFVAIPVSDRDYMVEIGYIAEGDRWLLIARSPNVRVFSRSHEDFWFVADAELIIHGATQPNTSVNIAGHPIKIKPDGTFHLRLPFSDGLMDYLITVAADGESTKTIHKKFSQETSEN
- a CDS encoding Uma2 family endonuclease; this translates as MTALTLQLPPNLKFTDEEFEQIVAVNKELRLELTAEGELVIMSPTGGETGNRNFDLLGQLWFWNSQNNLGKAFDSSTGFKLSNGATRSPDASWIKMERWDALTPQQRKKYLPLCPDFAIELVSETDDVEETQAKMQEYLANGLQLGWLINPKDKQVIIYRPNLATEALQCPTSLSGEDVLLGFILNLQPIFA
- the fbp gene encoding class 1 fructose-bisphosphatase → MAKTPESLESSINEITDRALDRDCTTLSRHVLQQLQSFSPDAQDLSALMNRIALAGKLVARRMSRAGLMEGVLGFTGEVNVQGESVKKMDVYANDVFISVFKQSGLVCRLASEEMENPYYIPENCPIGRYTLLYDPIDGSSNTDNNLSLGSIFAIRQQEGTDSDGKATDLLANGRKQLAAGYILYGPCTMLVYTIGKGVHSFVLDPSLGEFILTEENIRIPNHGSVYSVNEGNFWQWEESIREYIRYVHRTEGYSARYSGAMVSDIHRILVQGGVFLYPGTIQNPEGKLRLLYETAPLAFLIEQAGGRATTGLVNILDVVPKKLHQRTPLIIGSKEDVAKVESFIQNGH
- the tal gene encoding transaldolase, translated to MSTNHLLEIKQYGQSIWMDNLTRDIIQSGELKDMVENQGISGITSNPAIFEKAIAGNAIYDADIEAGVRAGLPIYKIYESLVFADIRNACDILRPVYEASNRLDGYVSIEVPPTIAHDTEATISEARRYFQEIGRENLMIKIPGTEPGLPAVEQVIAEGMNVNITLLFSVESYVNTAWAYVRGLEKRLAEGKDISRIASVASFFLSRIDSNIDAKIDAKLKKGVDDIAVEAKLKAVKGKVAIANAKLAYQEYKKIIRSERWQELVAKGATVQRLLWASTSTKDPNYNDVMYIEELVGPDTVNTVPPATIKACADHCNVSDRLETDVNNAYTLIENLKDPDINIDLDTVMDELLVEGIDKFIQPFQSLMNSLEDKIKVLSPV